Sequence from the Methanolobus chelungpuianus genome:
AAATTTAATGGGCAGTGAAGATACGAATGAGGTCGTAGATAAAGTATATATAGCCCAAATTTAACAGGGATAGGATAGAAAATAACAACAAGTGAAAAGAAAAATCCTGATCAGAGGAGGCCGAGATTCTTTTCCATTATCGGGTGTCAAGATGCAAAACATGTACAAGTACCTCAAAAGCGCAATTGAGGGAGTAAACAGGACAGAAAAGCAGCATGATCTGGCGGTCTTCAAAACATCTGAAGAGCTCGCCGCGAAATACGGGATTAAGTACGACGGCAAGAGTTTCGTGCCTGATGACCTGGAACTTGCGGATGCAACATTTGAAGCAGGCATCGAGCTTTTGCATACAGTTGGCGTGTACTGCAAAAGTACTGGAAAGGTTATTCAGATAGATGAAGAGGATATACTGAAATCCCTTAACATTACAAACCCCCTGGAGATAGGCCGGCTCAAAGAGAAAGTGACAGTGCCTCACAGGTACCCAATGGCATCCATCCCCCCCGTTATCATAGGTGGGCCCATGGGGGGGAGCGTTTCAGAGGAAAACTTCCTCTATATCAACCTGAGCGCAGTACTTGAGAACGTCGTGCAGGGCATCTATAGCGGTGCAATGAAGCAGTTCTGCGGGGAGTACATAAAACCAAAAAGCCCCCTGGAGCTGCTGGCGGTCCTCAAGGCTGCAAGGAATGAAAGGCTTGCTACGAAAATAGGAGGGCGTGAAGGACTGGCATTGATGGGGCCAAGCACACCCACGATCCCTACATCGTATCTCCTGGTGTCCTCTGATGAGCTTTACTCCTGCGCAGACCCTCAGGAGGTATATATGGATGACCTTAAGACCGACTACGAGACCCTGTCCAAATGCATCTACCACCAGGAACACGGCAACCATTACATATCCGGCCAGGTGCCGGTCTTTGGTGGTCCCTGCATAGGCTCGGCCGAGGGACTGGCAATAATAGATGTGGCTGAGACCCTGCAGTCAAAAGTGCTGGCACACTCGAGCATACACGGCTCAGGGGCGGTGCACGCCGAGACAGGCTCATCCTCTGCAAAGGAGATACTCTGGGCATCCAATCTTGCCTCCCTTGCCATATCCCGCAATATGAACTATTATACTGCAAGATATTACTGGAACGCTGCAGGCATCTGCACCGATATGATGTTCTACGAGACGGCAGCCCAGGCAATCGGTGATACAGTGTGTGGCAGGGACATATTACTTGGACCTGTGGGGGCACGCGGCGGAGTACCTGATCATTCATCCGGACTGGAATCCAGGTTCATGGGAGAGATAGCCCAGATGGCAACCCACCTGTCCCTTGCCGAGGCAAACCGCCTTGTGGCAAAGATCTATTCAAGATATGAGGACAAGCTGACAAACCCTCCTGCCGGCAGGACCTTCGATAAGTGCTACAGGATCAAGTCGGAGTATGATCTCGAACCCACGGAAGAGTATAATGCACTCTACAGGAAAGTGTCCTATGAGATACTGGGACATTTCCCGGGGGAGCCGGTTTAAACTGGAAAGTGAGCCATTCTGGATTCATCGGCCAAAGAATATACGCTTCATTTTTGACACTACCGTCTTCTAAGGTTCTTAGGGTGGCCGACCCCTACGACCATCAGTTTTGTTTCTACGGGGTCATACTTCCAGTCCCTGGGAGAGAAGGTCCTTTGAGTTACCCTGATCTCCAGGCTCTCTTTGCTTACCCCGCAATCACCCATATACTCCAGGATCATCCTCCGCCCAAGCTCCTTTGAGTAGCTGACTGCTTCATTGTATGTTCGGGATTCTTCCCTGCCAAGGGGAGAGAACACATAGAAGCCGGCCTCCGGCTCCGATACTGAGATCATCCTGATGATGAACTCTATTCTCTTGATGCCCTTGCCAAAGAGCGCGCCTGCAGCATTTCCCACTTCGGCATGTTCCGGGACGATGATATCGGCATCAATGACCTTGCCTAGCTCCTCACTGAGAGCCTTCACGGGACCACCCAGCAATACCACCGGGATATCGGCCCTGAATCTTGCAGGGAACTGACCGCCCACTATTTTCTCGATCCCTGATCTCTCGACACCTGGCAGCAGGAATGACATCAGGTTGAATGCCATGTTCCTGGCAACCATATTCTTGACCCCGGAACTGAATTCATACTTATCCATCCTGTTCATGCGCCCCAGTTTCTCTGCCCCGAGAACAGATGCTTCGACGTTCCATCGTGCATAGTCACCAAGAACATGAAGCGCATCCGTAGGAGTAAAACCCACCGGCTGGACCAGTCTCTTCTGGATAAGCGAATCAAGGACAATGGTGGAGGGATATTTTGCAGATTCTGCGATTATCTCGTTCAGGGGCATAGGTTCACTGCCGAGCACTTCCAGTACCGCGGTCTCGGAATCGTTCAGTTCGCAGGCCTTGAAACCGGACCTCATGAAGAACTTGGTAGGTTGCACATTCCAGTCCAACAGGTGTCTTGGAGGAGTCACATTTCTTCCCAGTTTGTCCAGAAAGGAAGGATACCTGGAAGCTGCGACACAAAGAGGGATAACTCTCCTGGGGCCTATGAATATCTTTTTTGCCCGCGTCCAGATATGGCTATCGCCACCCATGGCAGAAGTTTCCATCCTTGTTGCACGGACCCTTGTTCTCCATCCCCCGACCGTGGCACCTGCATCTGTGAGCTCAGGGATACCGTCATACACTGCCGAAACATCGGTGCTGGTCCCGCCAACGTCAATAACTGCACATGTATCACGGCCAGAAAGATAGGATGCACCCACAAGACTTG
This genomic interval carries:
- a CDS encoding hydantoinase/oxoprolinase family protein, with protein sequence MQFSLGIDAGGTYTDAILVRDSDSAFVGSSKALTTYPDLIKGIRSAIDDLDQKFLEKVSLVSVSTTLATNTVLEDTGSPVALILVGEHPLEMDFPARHIISVDGGHNFNGEETESLDIEKVRDFARRVRKDVAAFAVSSFFSIRNPEHENRIRGIVHELTGMPVVCGHELSQDLGAYERAVTAALNAQLLPISDHFIRSVLEEIERRNITAKLLMLKCDGSVVGLKDALEKPVESIFSGPAASLVGASYLSGRDTCAVIDVGGTSTDVSAVYDGIPELTDAGATVGGWRTRVRATRMETSAMGGDSHIWTRAKKIFIGPRRVIPLCVAASRYPSFLDKLGRNVTPPRHLLDWNVQPTKFFMRSGFKACELNDSETAVLEVLGSEPMPLNEIIAESAKYPSTIVLDSLIQKRLVQPVGFTPTDALHVLGDYARWNVEASVLGAEKLGRMNRMDKYEFSSGVKNMVARNMAFNLMSFLLPGVERSGIEKIVGGQFPARFRADIPVVLLGGPVKALSEELGKVIDADIIVPEHAEVGNAAGALFGKGIKRIEFIIRMISVSEPEAGFYVFSPLGREESRTYNEAVSYSKELGRRMILEYMGDCGVSKESLEIRVTQRTFSPRDWKYDPVETKLMVVGVGHPKNLRRR
- a CDS encoding monomethylamine:corrinoid methyltransferase, encoding MQNMYKYLKSAIEGVNRTEKQHDLAVFKTSEELAAKYGIKYDGKSFVPDDLELADATFEAGIELLHTVGVYCKSTGKVIQIDEEDILKSLNITNPLEIGRLKEKVTVPHRYPMASIPPVIIGGPMGGSVSEENFLYINLSAVLENVVQGIYSGAMKQFCGEYIKPKSPLELLAVLKAARNERLATKIGGREGLALMGPSTPTIPTSYLLVSSDELYSCADPQEVYMDDLKTDYETLSKCIYHQEHGNHYISGQVPVFGGPCIGSAEGLAIIDVAETLQSKVLAHSSIHGSGAVHAETGSSSAKEILWASNLASLAISRNMNYYTARYYWNAAGICTDMMFYETAAQAIGDTVCGRDILLGPVGARGGVPDHSSGLESRFMGEIAQMATHLSLAEANRLVAKIYSRYEDKLTNPPAGRTFDKCYRIKSEYDLEPTEEYNALYRKVSYEILGHFPGEPV